One part of the Stegostoma tigrinum isolate sSteTig4 chromosome 14, sSteTig4.hap1, whole genome shotgun sequence genome encodes these proteins:
- the LOC132210482 gene encoding uncharacterized protein LOC132210482 — translation MEIKLEDWFSEEVSDERLWKAKLVTNLAKTKFAKAEVMLLGHKIGHGRKTPRNPKMKPIEEFPRPSLKKDVLRFLGLSRFYQKFVPIFSSVVAMLMDLLKKNTKFWWTEQCQEAFENLKAVITTAPVLATPNFLNTLKLLSMPAM, via the coding sequence ATGGAAATAAAGCTAGAAGATTGGTTTAGTGAGGAGGTGAGTGATGAAAGACTGTGGAAGGCGAAACTGGTTACAAATTTAGCAAAAACTAAATTTGCCAAGGCAGAAGTGATGCTCTTGGGGCACAAGATCGGACATGGAAGGAAGACCCCAAGGAACCCAAAGATGAAGcccattgaggaatttccaagaccatccttgaAGAAAGACGTGCtcagatttttgggactgagCAGATTCTACCAGAAGTTTGTACCAATCTTTAGTAGCGTGGTAGCAATGCTGATGGATTTGTTAAAGAAGAACACAAAATtttggtggacagaacaatgccaggaggcatttgagaatttaaaggcTGTGATAaccactgcaccagttttagccacaccaaatttcttgaaCACTTTAAAGTTGCTATCGATGCCAGCGATGTAG